The Elusimicrobiales bacterium nucleotide sequence ACCCTGGGCGCCTCCGGCGTGGGCTGGGAGGTGTGGCTGGACGGAATGGAGATAACGCAGTTCACCTATTTCCAGCAGATGGCGGGGTTTACGCTGAATCCGATTACGGTTGAAATCACCTACGGGCTGGAACGTATCGCCATGTACAGCCAGAAAAAGCGCAATGTCTACGACGTAAGCTGGAACGGCGCAGTCTCCTACGGGGACCTGCATCTGGAGCAGGAGCGCCAGTTCTCCCGCTACAACTTTGAGGAGACAAATCCCGACAACCTGCGCCGCTATTTCGGCGATTACGAGCGCGAATGCCTTGACCTTGCCGCCAAGGGGCTGTATCTGCCGGCTTACGACGCGGCGATGCAATGCTCCCATTATTTCAACCTGCTGGACGCGCGCGGCGCGGTTTCGGTAACCGAGCGCGCCCTGCTGATAGGCCGCGTGCGCGCCATGGCGCGCAAATGCGCCGCCGGGTACGTGGAGGCGCATTCGCCGAAAACAGCCTCCTGCGAAGGCACCGCCCGCCGCGAGGCCGTCGCCGATATCGCCGAGCATATAAAAGAGTAGACTATGACAACCGCACTCCTTGAAATCGGAACCGAACATCTGCCCGCGCGTTTTGTAAAGCCCGCGCTGCGCCAGCTTGAGGACAACGCGCAGAAACTGCTGTCCGAAAAAAGAATCGCTTTTGAAAGCGTCCGGACCTGCGGCACTCACCGGCGGCTGGCGCTTTTCATAGACGGGCTGGCGGACTCCTCGCCGGACGCGGAAAAAGTGGCGCTGGGGCCGTCGGTTTCCAAATGGAAGGACGCAAACGGCAAATTCACCCCGCAAAGCGAGGGTTTCGCCCGCGCGCAGGGCGTTGCGCCGGACAAGCTGTACCCGGTCCAGTCGCCAAAAGGCGAGGTGCTGGCCGCAAAAAAAATCATAAAAGGCGAAAGCGCGCGCCAGATTCTCTCCGAGATTTTCCCGAAGCTGATTGCCGGGCTGCAATTTCCCAAAAACATGGTGTGGGAGGAAAGCCAGTTCCGCTTCGCGCGCCCCATACGCTCGCTCGCAGGGCTGCTGGGGAAGGATGTGGTTAAATTTGAAATCGCCGGGGTGAAGTCTTCAAATAAAATCTCCGGGCAGACGGGGGGGAAACCGGTCAAACTATCCGCCCCGGAAGAGTATCTCCCTTCGCTTGAGAAAGAGACGGTCGTCTGCGAGCCGGAAAAAAGGCGCGCGCAGATAACAGCCGCCGTCAGGGAGCAGGCCGCGCTCTGCGGCGCGGAGCCCGCGCTGGACGAGGATTTGCTGGAGGAAACCGTCTATCTCGCCGAAAACCCGATGCCCCAGCACGGCGGGTTTGACAAGCGCTTTATGAAGCTGCCGCCGGAGCTTATCACCACCGTGCTTAAAAAGCAGCTCAAATTTTTCCCGACGGTAAATCCGCAGGGCGAGCTTACTCACAACTTCATCGCCGTTTGCGACGGCGCGCACGGCAACGTAGCCGAGGTCCGGGCCGGCTTTGAAGCGGTGGTGGAGGCGCGCCTGTCGGACGCGATGTTTTTCTTTGAAAAGGACCTCACCCGCCCGCCGGACGACATGCGCGGCAAACTGGGCGAAATCCTGTTCCACGAAAAACTCGGCAGCATGTATCAGAAATCCGCGCGGGTGGAGCATCTGGCCCGCTGGATATGCGAGCGCATACGGCAGGACATTCATCTGGACGAATTCGCCGTGCTGCAGGCCGCCAAATTCGCATATGCGGACCTGGCCAGCGAAGTGGTGCGCGAATTCCCCGAATTACAGGGTTCCATGGGCGGCGAATACGCGGCCCGCGCGGGCGAGCAGTCGCGCGCCGCGCTGGCCATAAAGGAATTCTATTTTCCGCTGACCGCCAAATCCCAGCTTCCGACCACTCTGGAAGGCGCGATAGTTTCCCTGGCCGGAAAAATGGACACGCTGGTCGGCGACTTCGCCGTGGGGATGGAGCCTACCGGCAGCGAGGACCCGCACGGGCTGCGCCGCCAGGCGGCGGGGCTGGTCAGAATCATGATGGAAAAGGGGCTGCCGCTGTCCGCCTGCGAGATAGCAGGGCATGCGTTTTCGCTGCTGCCGGACGATTTCAAAAGCGGCGAGCTTACCCGCCGCGTGAACCTGCTGCGCCGCCAGCTCTCCGATAAAGAGCCGGAGCCGCTGCTGCCGGACCGCGATAAAATACTGCGCGCGGCGGAAGAGTTTATCTGGCAGCGGGCCGAAACCATTCTGGCCGAAAAAGGCTTCGGGCCGGATGAAATCCGCGCCGTGCGCCAGGCGCAGTTCCGGGGCGGGGAGCTGGCAAAGCCCATGTCTTTCGGCGAGGTTTTCGCCCGCGTCTGCGCCCTGCACAACATGCGCAAAGACGCCGATTTTGAGGCGGTGGCGGTTTCGTTCAAACGTGTCGCCAACATCACCCGCAAGGCCGATGCCGAGCGCACCCCCTCCCCCGCTGCCGCCGGGGCGCAGTCCGCGCAAACCGGCCCCGCGCAGGCGGACCGGGCGCTGTTTTCAACCGCCGCCGAAAACGACCTTTACGCCGCCATGAAGGCCGTGCGCGCAAAGACGGACCTGCACCTCTCCGGCCCGCGCGCCACTCAGCTTGATTACGAATACTGCCTGAAGGAAATGGTGTCGCTCAAGCCGCAGATTGACGGGTTTTTCACCTCGGTCATGGTGATGGACAACGACCCCAAAATCCGCGCCAACCGGCTGGCGCTGCTGGGCGAACTCTACGAGATGCTGGCTTCCGTAGCCGACATCAGCCAGCTTCAGCAGTGATGTGATTTTTCAGGAAGAAGAGCCGTCAGCCGTTGAAAATTCGTATTCCGCCGCGACAAACAGGTCCGGCGCAAGCTCGTCGATGCGTTTTTGCGCTGTTCTTATAGCCGCCTCAGACTGGTCAATCCCGATCCACTGGCGGTTGAGAGACTGCGCCGCCACAAGCGTAGTGCCGGAACCCGCAAAGCAATCAAGCACCAACCCGCCTTCATTAGAGGAGGCGGAAATAATAAATTTCAGCAAATCCGGGTTTTTTTCGGTCGGGTATTGAGGATATTGAGGGTCCTTGAACTCCCATATATCCTGCATTTTCTTGCCGTCCCTTTCATCAAGGAAAATCTTCTTGCGCGGAACGCCGGCTGATGACCATTCTATCAGCCCGTCCCTGTCCCACGTCTCCAGAACCGCGGGATTGGTGCGCCAGTGGCGGCCTTCCGGCGGTCTCATCCCTTTCCACGGCTTGCAAGTGTCGCCGTTCGCGGTTTCGCCGGGGGCATGAAGCGGTATTGTGGCATAACGCCGCCCGCCTTCGTCGGTTTTACGGAACAAGCGCAGCGCATCCTCCGGGGAGAATGAAACGCGCGGGTCGTTCCACACCGGAGAATCCGTTTTGGAATAGAACAACAGCAAATCCTTGATGTTGCCGTAAGCTTTCCTGTGGAAATTTTTGGGGTTGCATTTGATGCGCGTTATATCATTCCTGAAATTCTCCCGCCCGAACACCTCGTCCATTATAATTTTCACATAGTGGCCTACTTTATAATCAATGTGCAGATAAATGGAGCCGCTCGGCGACAGAAGCTCCCTTAAGAAAATCAGCCGCTCACGCAGAAATTCCAGGAACTCGTCCCCCACGAGGTTATCGCAGTAGGCTATGGCGTCCTTTCTGCCGCAGCTTATGGTATTGGCGCGGCTTTCGCCCATTCTGAATTGCCCGTTTGTGGCAAAGGGCGGGTCAATATAAACAAGGTCCACCTTCCCGGCGTGAGTGTCAAGCAGCGTTTTCAGCACAGAAAGATTATCCCCGCGGATAAGTTTATTTTCCGCTCCGGCACCGGAAACAACCTGAAGTCTGGCTCTTTTGGTTGCCGAGAGTATTTCCTTTTCGCTTTTTTTGTTCTCGTACGAAATGCGCATAAAATCAAATCTGATACAGGAATTCGCGCAGGACAAGCGCGCTCATTATATTGCCGCTTCGCAGCCGGGCAATTGTCTTATGCATTTTATTATTGCCCTTTATGTATAGCACCCCGTCAAGCACAGCAACCGTTATGGCTTTCACGCCCGGCGTCTGCATTGTGGCGAGAGCGTCTTCAAACTGCGCATCCTGATGCCCGCCGAAATCAGTTAGAAACTTGGCTTCTCCGATGACATATTTTCCGTTGAAGCGGCCCACAAAATCCAATCCCTTGTTGCGCTTATAGTTCAGGGTACGCCGGGCAAAGGCCATCATTTCAGCATCGCCTGCGTCCAGCACGGCATTTCCACGCTCTTTCAGGAACATATCAAGCTTAAGCGGTTCCACTCCCAAGGATTTTTTATTAAGCCAGCGACGGAACAGCGGGCCTATCTGCCTGTTCGTTTCCTTCGGTTCGCAGGAACGGGAATGTATTTTATCAAGCCCCATCTCATACAGACGTCCGCAAAGACGGCTAACCGTTCCGGGGTTCCGCTTCAATGCAGTTTTGTCCCGTTTGAGGTATGCCACATAGGAATCTTTTATCGGGAATAATTCAAGCCGCAGCAAATTTTCAAGAAGCGCCGCATTATCCCGCTTCTCAAACGCCCGCTCCACAGCCTGCCAGAGTTTTGGGTCAACTTCGCGGATACCATCGGGGATAGTGGGGTATACTTGAAACAAATCATCCAGATAATTCCGCTGATTCGCATACTCAATACTAAATTGCGTCCACGGATTTATCATGCATCCATTTTACCAAATTCCGGATATGTGGTATTTCGGAGCGAAAGGTTACACCAAGCCCCCCGCAAACGCGGGGGGCTTGGTGTAGGCAAATCAGGCTTTTTGCGGGGACAGGGTTTTCGCCGCCAGATACGCCGCGCAGAAAACAACCGCCGCCCCCAGCGCGCCCGCCGCCGCAACAGAAAAATGCGGATTGGCAACCGCAGGCAGCGCATACCCCGCAAGCGGCGCGCTGAAAACCGCGGCGGAGGCTGTCTGCTCCAGCAGGCCGGGCAGTTTGCTGGAAAAAGGCGCGGCTACCACGGCGCACGCCGCAGCCGCCAGCGCAGGCGCATAATCCGCGGAGGATTGCCGGCGCGTCGCAAACAGCTTTACCGCCGCCACTGTGACTGCCGCCTCCGCAACGCCCGTCAGCGCATGGACGGGAAGCATCGCCCGCAAGGTGTTGCCAAGCTGACCCCGAGACGCAATCTCAAAAGAACAGGCCGCGGCTGCAGCCACGACTGACGCCCACGCCGCAAAACCAGTGGCCGCCGAATCCCGCATTCCGGCCTTTGTGAAATAATGCCGCAGCAGGCCGCCCAGCCCGGCGCCTATCAGCGCCATGTTGATTACATTGGCCCCAAGCGCGGTTACACCGCCGTCGCCGAAAATAAGAGTCTGCCCCGCCAGCGCTATCGCCATCGCTATTATGCCGTGCGGAACGCCCAGCAGCGCGGCGGCAAGCGTCCCGCCCAGGAAATGGCCGGATGTGCCGTGCTGCACCGGAAAATTCAGCATTTGCACCGCGAAAACAAAAACGGAAACCGCCGCGAATTTGGCGGGGGCCGGCTTGTCCTTTGACTTTGCGGCGGCATAGCCGCTTGCGGCCAGCGCCGTTACCGCCACGGCCGCCGTAACCGGGCAGACCCGCCCGTGCATCATTGAATCCGGTATATGCATAACAAGCCTCCTTAAACCATTCTGTTCAAGCCGCCTGAAGCGGGATTACCCACAGTTTAGCAAAATCAGAAAGGGTAGCCGACGTGTATGATGACATTGGTGCCTTCTTTGCTGAAGGCGAAATCCGCCGTGGCCACCACCTGCGGGCGTATCACAATCCGAAAAGCCCCGCCGTAGCCGACGCTGAACTGTTTCGGCTGCACCCGGCCCAGCGTGCTGTAAACCGTGCCCACATCTATAAACGGGGTGAATTCAAACTCGCTGAAAAAATTCATCACCGACACTTTCCACGGGGTAACGCGCTGCTCTATGTTGAAAACTATTTTGCCCGCGTCCACAAATCTCCCGTCGCCGACGGCGCGCAGCCCCGTGCTTTCGCCCAGGGTGGGCATCGCGTAAAACGGCAGCGTGTCCTGGCCCTTGACGTTTTCAATCAGCGCGTGGACGGCGGTAACCTGCTTGCCCTGCCCCCTGTAGTTGAAATAATGCTTCATCTCGGCGCTGTAATAATTATAGGAGTAATCGCTGGCCACGCCGTGCCGGGAAAAAGCGGCGGAGGCCGCCGCGTAAGTGCCGCGCTTGGGAATGACGGGATGGTCGGTATCGTCGTAAAAAAGCGAAAGCCGCTGTATCAGGAAATCGCGCATATCCGACGTCTGGCTGTAGATGGCGGGGTATTTATCCTTCAGCTGCGGCAAAGTCGGCACCGGCCCCTGCGAGGTTTTGTACTGATAATAGGATTCCGTGAAATCCGCATAGAGATTGGCGGGCATGGGCGCGCTTATGGTGAACTCCCCGCCGGTTTTTTCCAGCGCGAAGGTGGCCTTGCCGTCCTCCGTGCTTTCAGGCCCCGTGCCGTAGAAAGAGGCTTTGCCGTTTATCCAGTGGCGCATCTCGGCGTTGACGCGCCAGCGCGTTCCCATGAAGGCGGGATTGCTGTAGCGCAGAAAAAGCTCGCGCTGCACGATTTCGGAGTATGAAAGCCGCGCCACCCACAGTTGCACGTCGTCCGGGAAAAAATAATGCCTGTAGGTGAAAGTGGTCCGCAGGTACTGGTTGTAATTCACCGACGGCGCAAGCACGGAGGAAATGGCTTTGCGTTTTTCGTCGCGCAAAGCCCATATGGGCATGAGGCCGTAATTGGGGCCGAGGTCGCGGCTGGAATCCACCACGGGAAGCAGCAGCAGCGGGCCGGGCCGCAGCGGAATCACTATTTTGCTGAAAATCTTCTCGGCGAAATTTTTGGGGCGCAGGTCTTCGGGTTCCGGCTGGGCATAGGGGGCCATCAGTTTTTTCTGATATTCCGCGCTGATCTGCTCCAGCATAAGCGGCGTGTTTTTTTCCGCCAGTATCTGCGGCAGCGACGGCTCGAAATACTCCGCGCGCGCCGGCCCCGCCATAAACGCAACCGCAAGCGCCGCGGATAAAAATTTCATCTATAGCTCCCGCGCGCAACCGGCATGCGCCTGCCGACGCCGAATGCCTTCTGCGTCAGCTTCAGTCCGATGGCGGCCTGCTTGCGCTTGAACTCGCTGAAATCCATCTTGTCCAGCATTTTGCGGACCAGCCTGCCGCCACGCGGCGTTTTGCCTTCCTCTATGTAGGATTTTATTATACCGTCCAGCACCTCGTAAGGGGGAAGCTCGTCCTGGTCGGTCTGGTCCGGGCGCAGCTCCGCGCTGGGGGGGCGGGTTATTGTATGCTCCGGTATCGGCGCGCCCATGCGCGCGTTTATATGCCGCGCCAGCGCGTAAACCTTTGTCTTTGCCAGGTCGGCAAGCGGGGCAAGCCCGCCGCACATGTCGCCGTATAAAGTACAGTAGCCGACGGCAATCTCGCTTTTGTTGCCGGTGGACAGCAGCATCGCCCCGGTCTTGTTGGACAGCGCCATCAAAAGCGCGCCGCGTATGCGGGCCTGCAAATTCTCCTCGGTGATATCGGACGGCAGGCCGCAAAAAAGCGGCGCAAGCGCGGCGTCAAAGGCGGCGCGCAGCGGCTCTATGCCTATCTCCTGATACTTCACGCCCAGATTTTGCGCCAGCATTCTGGCGTCGCGCGCGCTTTCCGGCGCGCTGTAGCGCGAGGGCATGGCCACGCCGGTCACATTCTCCGGCCCCAGCGCATAAGCCGCCAGCGCGCACACCACCGCCGAATCTATGCCGCCGCTAAGCCCCAGCACCGCTTTTTTGAAACCGCATTTGGCCAGATAATCGCGTATCCCGGCAGCCAGCGCCAGGAAAATCTCCTCCCCGTCGGAGAGGGGGGGGATTTCCGCCAGCGGCTTGCCGCTGGTTTCAAAAACGACCAAATCCTCTTCAAACGGCTTTGCCCTGGCGATTACGCGGCCCGCCGCGTTCACGGCGAAGCTGTTGCCGTCGAAAACCAGGTCGTCGTTGCCGCCGGCCTGGTTGCAGTAGACAAAAGGCGCGCCGGTCCTGCGCGCATGCGAGGCGATAAGCCGCCGCCTCAGCGCGGGCTTTCCTTCGCAGAAAGGCGAGGCGGAAAGGTTTATCACCGCGTCGG carries:
- a CDS encoding NAD+ synthase; amino-acid sequence: MRIALAQINPKVGDIGGNSARILEFSRRAQVLGADIAVFPECALTGYPAWDLWEDDAFVHACSRALARLAAASDKTAILCGHVEFNRAGTGKRLLNCASLLRAGRRVAVRAKTLLPTYDVFDEARYFESASRNLPLRFRGKKLGITICEDVWNSALPRRYKQQDPVAAMKGADAVINLSASPFCEGKPALRRRLIASHARRTGAPFVYCNQAGGNDDLVFDGNSFAVNAAGRVIARAKPFEEDLVVFETSGKPLAEIPPLSDGEEIFLALAAGIRDYLAKCGFKKAVLGLSGGIDSAVVCALAAYALGPENVTGVAMPSRYSAPESARDARMLAQNLGVKYQEIGIEPLRAAFDAALAPLFCGLPSDITEENLQARIRGALLMALSNKTGAMLLSTGNKSEIAVGYCTLYGDMCGGLAPLADLAKTKVYALARHINARMGAPIPEHTITRPPSAELRPDQTDQDELPPYEVLDGIIKSYIEEGKTPRGGRLVRKMLDKMDFSEFKRKQAAIGLKLTQKAFGVGRRMPVARGSYR
- a CDS encoding BamA/TamA family outer membrane protein, which gives rise to MKFLSAALAVAFMAGPARAEYFEPSLPQILAEKNTPLMLEQISAEYQKKLMAPYAQPEPEDLRPKNFAEKIFSKIVIPLRPGPLLLLPVVDSSRDLGPNYGLMPIWALRDEKRKAISSVLAPSVNYNQYLRTTFTYRHYFFPDDVQLWVARLSYSEIVQRELFLRYSNPAFMGTRWRVNAEMRHWINGKASFYGTGPESTEDGKATFALEKTGGEFTISAPMPANLYADFTESYYQYKTSQGPVPTLPQLKDKYPAIYSQTSDMRDFLIQRLSLFYDDTDHPVIPKRGTYAAASAAFSRHGVASDYSYNYYSAEMKHYFNYRGQGKQVTAVHALIENVKGQDTLPFYAMPTLGESTGLRAVGDGRFVDAGKIVFNIEQRVTPWKVSVMNFFSEFEFTPFIDVGTVYSTLGRVQPKQFSVGYGGAFRIVIRPQVVATADFAFSKEGTNVIIHVGYPF
- a CDS encoding site-specific DNA-methyltransferase, with translation MLKTLLDTHAGKVDLVYIDPPFATNGQFRMGESRANTISCGRKDAIAYCDNLVGDEFLEFLRERLIFLRELLSPSGSIYLHIDYKVGHYVKIIMDEVFGRENFRNDITRIKCNPKNFHRKAYGNIKDLLLFYSKTDSPVWNDPRVSFSPEDALRLFRKTDEGGRRYATIPLHAPGETANGDTCKPWKGMRPPEGRHWRTNPAVLETWDRDGLIEWSSAGVPRKKIFLDERDGKKMQDIWEFKDPQYPQYPTEKNPDLLKFIISASSNEGGLVLDCFAGSGTTLVAAQSLNRQWIGIDQSEAAIRTAQKRIDELAPDLFVAAEYEFSTADGSSS
- the glyS gene encoding glycine--tRNA ligase subunit beta, coding for MTTALLEIGTEHLPARFVKPALRQLEDNAQKLLSEKRIAFESVRTCGTHRRLALFIDGLADSSPDAEKVALGPSVSKWKDANGKFTPQSEGFARAQGVAPDKLYPVQSPKGEVLAAKKIIKGESARQILSEIFPKLIAGLQFPKNMVWEESQFRFARPIRSLAGLLGKDVVKFEIAGVKSSNKISGQTGGKPVKLSAPEEYLPSLEKETVVCEPEKRRAQITAAVREQAALCGAEPALDEDLLEETVYLAENPMPQHGGFDKRFMKLPPELITTVLKKQLKFFPTVNPQGELTHNFIAVCDGAHGNVAEVRAGFEAVVEARLSDAMFFFEKDLTRPPDDMRGKLGEILFHEKLGSMYQKSARVEHLARWICERIRQDIHLDEFAVLQAAKFAYADLASEVVREFPELQGSMGGEYAARAGEQSRAALAIKEFYFPLTAKSQLPTTLEGAIVSLAGKMDTLVGDFAVGMEPTGSEDPHGLRRQAAGLVRIMMEKGLPLSACEIAGHAFSLLPDDFKSGELTRRVNLLRRQLSDKEPEPLLPDRDKILRAAEEFIWQRAETILAEKGFGPDEIRAVRQAQFRGGELAKPMSFGEVFARVCALHNMRKDADFEAVAVSFKRVANITRKADAERTPSPAAAGAQSAQTGPAQADRALFSTAAENDLYAAMKAVRAKTDLHLSGPRATQLDYEYCLKEMVSLKPQIDGFFTSVMVMDNDPKIRANRLALLGELYEMLASVADISQLQQ
- a CDS encoding energy-coupling factor ABC transporter permease, encoding MHIPDSMMHGRVCPVTAAVAVTALAASGYAAAKSKDKPAPAKFAAVSVFVFAVQMLNFPVQHGTSGHFLGGTLAAALLGVPHGIIAMAIALAGQTLIFGDGGVTALGANVINMALIGAGLGGLLRHYFTKAGMRDSAATGFAAWASVVAAAAACSFEIASRGQLGNTLRAMLPVHALTGVAEAAVTVAAVKLFATRRQSSADYAPALAAAACAVVAAPFSSKLPGLLEQTASAAVFSAPLAGYALPAVANPHFSVAAAGALGAAVVFCAAYLAAKTLSPQKA
- a CDS encoding glycine--tRNA ligase subunit alpha gives rise to the protein MDFQDIVSTLSDYWKKQGCCVIQPYDIEKGAGTFNPATFFGSLTGKPVRRAYVEPSRRPADGRYGDNPNRLAKYYQFQAIIKPAPENSQKLYLDSLKAIGLDPKAHDIRWIEDDWESPTLGASGVGWEVWLDGMEITQFTYFQQMAGFTLNPITVEITYGLERIAMYSQKKRNVYDVSWNGAVSYGDLHLEQERQFSRYNFEETNPDNLRRYFGDYERECLDLAAKGLYLPAYDAAMQCSHYFNLLDARGAVSVTERALLIGRVRAMARKCAAGYVEAHSPKTASCEGTARREAVADIAEHIKE